A window from Halomicrobium urmianum encodes these proteins:
- the lonB gene encoding ATP-dependent protease LonB — translation MSDNTETDDTPESEREVTDAPADDVAAEVPEEGTDADGAGDEGDDGSLSDLGSSVEVDVEGDAIVDEDEEAGLLGGLDIDTTGEIEVPDRLVDQVIGQDHARDVIKKAAKQRRHVMMIGSPGTGKSMLAKAMSQLLPQEELQDVLVYHNPDDGNEPKVRTVPAGKGEQIVEAHKEEARKRNQMRTFLMWIIIAIVIGYALILVQQILLGILAAGVIYLAFRYGSRGNDAMIPNLLVNRANQQTAPFEDATGAHAGALLGDVRHDPFQSGGMETPSHDRVEPGAIHKANKGVLFVDEINTLDIRSQQKLMTAIQEGEFSITGQSERSSGAMVQTEPVPCDFIMIAAGNLDAMENMHPALRSRIKGYGYEVYMDDTIEDTPEMRRKYARFIAQEIERDGRLPHFTREAAEELILEARRRAGRKEHLTLKFRELGGLVRVAGDIARADDREYTTREDVLQAKNRSRSIEQQLADDYIERRKDYELTVNEGDVIGRVNGLAVMGEDSGIVLPVMAEVAPSQGPGQVIATGQLQEMAEEAVQNVSAIIKKFSDEDISEKDVHIQFVQAGEGGVDGDSASITVATAVISALEDVPVEQNIAMTGSLSVRGDVLPVGGVTHKIEAAAKAGLDTVIIPEANTQDVMIEEEYEEMIEIIPVSHISEVLDVALAGEPEKDSLVDRLKSITGKALDHEVGRQGGSPSPQ, via the coding sequence ATGAGCGACAACACTGAGACCGACGACACTCCCGAGTCAGAGCGGGAGGTGACCGACGCGCCCGCGGACGACGTCGCCGCCGAGGTCCCCGAGGAGGGGACCGACGCCGACGGCGCGGGCGACGAAGGTGACGACGGCAGCCTGTCCGATCTGGGCAGCAGCGTCGAGGTCGACGTCGAGGGCGACGCCATCGTCGACGAGGACGAGGAGGCGGGCCTGCTCGGCGGCCTCGACATCGACACCACCGGCGAGATCGAGGTCCCGGACCGCCTCGTCGACCAGGTCATCGGGCAGGACCACGCCCGCGACGTGATCAAGAAGGCAGCCAAGCAACGACGCCACGTGATGATGATCGGCTCGCCCGGGACGGGCAAGTCGATGCTGGCCAAGGCGATGTCCCAGCTGCTCCCCCAGGAGGAGCTGCAGGACGTTCTGGTCTACCACAACCCCGACGACGGCAACGAGCCCAAGGTCCGCACCGTCCCCGCGGGCAAGGGCGAACAGATCGTCGAGGCCCACAAGGAGGAGGCCCGCAAGCGCAACCAGATGCGGACCTTCCTCATGTGGATCATCATCGCCATCGTCATCGGCTACGCCCTGATCCTGGTCCAGCAGATCCTGCTGGGCATCCTCGCGGCCGGCGTCATCTATCTCGCCTTCCGGTACGGCTCCCGCGGTAACGACGCGATGATCCCGAACCTGCTGGTCAACCGCGCGAACCAGCAGACCGCGCCCTTCGAGGACGCCACCGGCGCCCACGCCGGTGCCCTGCTGGGCGACGTCCGCCACGACCCGTTCCAGTCCGGCGGCATGGAGACGCCCAGCCACGACCGCGTCGAGCCCGGCGCGATCCACAAGGCCAACAAGGGCGTCCTGTTCGTCGACGAGATCAACACGCTGGACATCCGCAGCCAGCAGAAGCTGATGACCGCGATCCAGGAGGGCGAGTTCTCCATCACGGGCCAGTCCGAACGCTCCTCGGGCGCGATGGTCCAGACCGAGCCCGTCCCCTGTGACTTCATCATGATCGCGGCGGGGAACCTCGACGCCATGGAGAACATGCACCCGGCCCTGCGCTCCCGGATCAAGGGCTACGGATACGAGGTGTACATGGACGACACCATCGAGGACACCCCCGAGATGCGCCGGAAGTACGCCCGCTTTATCGCCCAGGAGATCGAGCGCGACGGACGCCTCCCCCACTTCACCCGGGAGGCCGCCGAGGAGCTCATCCTGGAGGCCCGGCGTCGCGCCGGCCGCAAGGAGCACCTCACCCTGAAGTTCCGCGAACTCGGCGGACTCGTGCGGGTCGCCGGCGACATCGCGCGCGCCGACGACCGCGAGTACACCACTCGCGAGGACGTGCTCCAGGCCAAGAACCGCAGCCGCTCCATCGAGCAGCAGCTCGCCGACGACTACATCGAGCGGCGCAAGGACTACGAGCTGACCGTCAACGAGGGCGACGTGATCGGCCGCGTCAACGGTCTCGCGGTGATGGGCGAGGACTCCGGCATCGTCCTGCCCGTCATGGCCGAGGTCGCCCCCTCGCAGGGGCCCGGTCAGGTGATCGCCACCGGTCAGCTCCAGGAGATGGCCGAAGAGGCCGTCCAGAACGTCTCCGCGATCATCAAGAAGTTCTCCGACGAGGACATCTCGGAGAAGGACGTCCACATCCAGTTCGTCCAGGCCGGCGAGGGCGGCGTCGACGGCGACTCCGCCTCCATCACGGTCGCGACGGCCGTCATCTCCGCGCTGGAGGACGTCCCCGTCGAGCAGAACATCGCCATGACCGGCTCGCTGTCGGTCCGGGGCGACGTGCTGCCCGTCGGCGGCGTCACCCACAAGATCGAGGCCGCCGCGAAGGCGGGACTGGACACGGTCATCATCCCCGAGGCCAACACCCAGGACGTCATGATCGAGGAGGAGTACGAGGAGATGATCGAGATCATCCCGGTCTCGCACATCTCCGAGGTGCTGGACGTGGCGCTGGCCGGCGAACCCGAGAAGGACTCGCTGGTCGACCGGCTGAAGTCCATCACCGGCAAGGCACTCGACCACGAGGTGGGCCGCCAGGGCGGCTCGCCCAGCCCGCAGTAA
- a CDS encoding nicotinamide-nucleotide adenylyltransferase, producing the protein MRGFYIGRFQPYHNGHHTVIETIAGEVDELVLGIGSAGDSHSTRNPFTAGERIMMITKAVREFEREHDLVTYVVPIEDLNRNSVWASHVESMCPSFDVAYSNNPLVIRLFEEAGIEVRQSKMFERDRLEGSDIRDAMIDGEDWRDRVPDAVVETIEEINGIQRIRAVAEDDVVERWETENDDGARDERRRED; encoded by the coding sequence ATGCGCGGCTTCTACATCGGCCGGTTCCAGCCGTACCACAACGGCCACCACACGGTAATCGAGACCATCGCCGGGGAGGTGGACGAACTCGTCCTGGGGATCGGGAGCGCCGGCGACTCCCACTCGACGCGCAACCCCTTCACCGCCGGCGAGCGGATCATGATGATCACGAAGGCCGTCCGCGAGTTCGAGCGGGAACACGACCTCGTCACCTACGTCGTCCCCATCGAGGACCTCAACCGCAACTCCGTCTGGGCGAGCCACGTCGAGAGCATGTGTCCCAGTTTCGACGTCGCCTACTCGAACAACCCCCTCGTCATCAGGCTGTTCGAGGAGGCCGGCATCGAGGTCCGCCAGTCGAAGATGTTCGAACGCGACCGACTGGAGGGCAGCGACATCCGCGACGCGATGATCGACGGCGAGGACTGGCGAGATCGCGTCCCCGACGCCGTCGTCGAAACCATCGAGGAGATCAACGGCATCCAGCGCATCCGCGCCGTCGCTGAGGACGACGTCGTCGAGCGGTGGGAGACCGAGAACGACGACGGCGCCCGGGACGAGCGCCGACGGGAGGACTGA
- a CDS encoding SAM hydrolase/SAM-dependent halogenase family protein, with protein MITLSSDFGSPYPAAMKGVILRESGARLVDVSHEFPRQDVRAAAFWLREVLPHFPPAVHCVVVDPGVGTDRAALAIRVGDHALVAPDNGVALPVARELAGDGDVIEVFEIEYESPESATFHGRDVFAPAAARVHEAGVDAVHEIEGFERADGYEDLTFPEPTVGNTGASGEVLVVDDFGNSVTNVPGDVLDDRWGDQVRINGEPAPVRRTYAAVDPGQRLVTVGSHGNVELAVNRGRGDEAFDVGRGARVELNF; from the coding sequence ATGATCACGCTCAGTTCCGACTTCGGCTCGCCGTACCCAGCGGCGATGAAGGGCGTGATCCTGCGGGAATCGGGCGCTCGCCTCGTCGACGTCTCCCACGAGTTCCCCCGGCAGGACGTCCGCGCCGCCGCCTTCTGGCTCCGCGAGGTGCTCCCTCACTTCCCGCCCGCGGTCCACTGCGTCGTGGTCGACCCCGGCGTCGGGACCGACCGGGCGGCCCTGGCGATCAGGGTCGGTGACCACGCCCTCGTCGCGCCCGACAACGGCGTCGCGCTCCCGGTCGCCCGCGAACTCGCCGGCGACGGCGACGTCATCGAGGTGTTCGAGATCGAATACGAATCGCCAGAGAGCGCCACCTTCCACGGCCGGGACGTGTTCGCCCCGGCGGCGGCCCGCGTCCACGAGGCCGGCGTCGACGCCGTCCACGAAATCGAGGGCTTCGAGCGTGCCGACGGCTACGAGGACCTGACCTTCCCGGAACCGACGGTCGGGAACACGGGCGCCAGCGGCGAGGTGCTGGTCGTCGACGACTTCGGCAACAGCGTCACCAACGTCCCCGGAGATGTCCTCGACGACCGCTGGGGAGACCAGGTCCGGATCAACGGCGAACCGGCCCCCGTCCGCCGGACCTACGCGGCGGTCGACCCCGGCCAGCGGCTGGTCACCGTCGGCAGCCACGGCAACGTCGAACTCGCCGTCAACCGCGGCCGCGGCGACGAGGCCTTCGATGTCGGCCGCGGCGCGCGCGTCGAACTGAACTTCTGA